In the genome of Burkholderia diffusa, one region contains:
- a CDS encoding trypsin-like peptidase domain-containing protein, giving the protein MVRQTLARAVLRTALIGGVFASLLSPPPAGAGTAAPPVMKNRLAASPRSMPVDFPAIVDRYGPAVVTIMTTAPDQQAGGPSFVYLDPDDPLSAYFRRGAPLPPAQGAQAPAPEMSPRAIAGVGSGFIVSADGVILTSAHVVGDATDVTVRLADRRELKATVLAVDPQSDVAVLHVDAAKLPIVRIGDSSRVRAGEPVMTMGAPEGSGNTVTAGIVSATSHALPDGSAFPFFQTDIAVNPDNSGGPVFNRAGDVIGIAVQVYTGGDRYASTTFAIPIALALKVRAQVQAQMRASAQAQPASSGNALGVDVQDVGVGLAAAFGLPRPAGALVNGVDPGSPAAAAGVRPGDVIVKFGDKPIGRSAELNDLAAALPTGAKAPLRLIRNRAPMMLTVTGAGAGDAIDNAAATGSAGTLGAGGAAGVAMAAARPADGGDRLGLTMHPLSDAERRSTGLAVGMMVDAVHGPAANAGIRPGDVVLELNDTLLETPDDVQSLEAKGGVIAVLIQRENARKFVSVRAR; this is encoded by the coding sequence GTGGTTCGCCAGACGCTTGCTCGCGCCGTGCTTCGCACTGCGTTGATCGGGGGCGTATTCGCCTCGTTGCTGTCGCCACCGCCAGCCGGTGCCGGAACCGCCGCACCGCCTGTCATGAAGAACCGGCTCGCCGCATCGCCTCGCTCGATGCCGGTCGATTTTCCGGCGATCGTCGACCGTTATGGCCCGGCGGTCGTGACCATCATGACCACCGCGCCCGACCAGCAGGCCGGTGGTCCGTCCTTCGTGTACCTCGATCCCGACGATCCGTTGTCCGCGTACTTCCGCCGGGGCGCGCCGCTGCCGCCCGCGCAGGGCGCACAGGCGCCTGCGCCCGAGATGTCGCCGCGCGCGATCGCGGGTGTCGGCTCGGGCTTCATCGTCAGCGCCGACGGGGTGATCCTGACTTCCGCGCATGTCGTCGGCGATGCGACCGACGTGACGGTGCGACTGGCCGATCGTCGAGAATTGAAGGCGACGGTGCTGGCCGTCGATCCGCAGAGCGACGTCGCCGTGCTGCATGTCGACGCGGCGAAGCTGCCGATCGTGCGCATCGGCGATTCGTCGCGCGTGCGTGCGGGCGAACCGGTGATGACGATGGGGGCACCTGAAGGCTCCGGCAACACGGTCACGGCCGGCATCGTCAGCGCGACGTCGCATGCGCTGCCCGACGGCAGCGCGTTTCCGTTCTTCCAGACCGACATCGCGGTGAATCCCGACAACTCGGGCGGCCCCGTGTTCAACCGCGCGGGCGACGTGATCGGCATCGCGGTGCAGGTCTATACCGGCGGCGATCGCTACGCGAGCACGACGTTCGCGATTCCGATCGCGCTTGCCCTGAAGGTGCGTGCGCAGGTGCAGGCGCAGATGCGGGCCAGCGCGCAGGCGCAGCCGGCATCGTCCGGCAACGCGCTGGGCGTCGACGTGCAGGACGTCGGTGTCGGGCTGGCCGCTGCGTTCGGCCTGCCGCGTCCGGCGGGCGCGCTCGTCAACGGCGTGGATCCCGGCTCGCCGGCTGCGGCGGCAGGCGTGCGGCCCGGCGACGTGATCGTGAAGTTTGGCGACAAGCCGATTGGCCGGTCCGCCGAACTGAACGACCTCGCCGCCGCGTTGCCGACGGGTGCAAAGGCGCCGCTGCGGCTGATCCGCAACCGGGCGCCGATGATGCTGACTGTCACGGGAGCCGGGGCGGGCGACGCGATCGACAACGCGGCAGCGACGGGCAGCGCGGGCACGCTTGGCGCGGGCGGCGCCGCCGGCGTGGCGATGGCGGCCGCGCGGCCGGCTGACGGCGGCGATCGGCTCGGGCTGACGATGCATCCGCTGAGCGACGCCGAGCGGCGTTCGACCGGGCTCGCGGTCGGAATGATGGTGGATGCAGTGCACGGGCCGGCCGCGAATGCGGGCATTCGGCCTGGAGATGTCGTGCTCGAACTGAACGACACGCTGCTCGAAACGCCGGATGACGTGCAGTCGCTCGAGGCGAAAGGCGGGGTGATTGCGGTGTTGATTCAGCGCGAGAATGCGCGGAAGTTTGTGTCGGTGCGGGCGCGGTAG
- a CDS encoding adenylate kinase, which translates to MSLLRMDLTRTLIIGNSGSGKSWLAERVADRSGAAYVDLDLIHWLPGGYGVPRERADAIRLAQLAAEAERWVIEGIYGWLANEVLANASALVWLCIDEGECVANIRRRGIRRDGSPEAFDALQEWAATYRSRTGSSSYGAHRTIFEQFHGDKETLGSRDAIGEFVGRVPPLRMSNP; encoded by the coding sequence ATGAGCTTGCTCCGCATGGACCTGACTAGAACACTCATTATCGGAAACTCCGGTTCGGGGAAAAGCTGGCTGGCAGAACGCGTCGCCGACCGTTCGGGTGCCGCTTATGTCGATCTCGACCTGATTCATTGGCTTCCTGGCGGATACGGCGTACCTCGAGAGCGTGCCGACGCGATTCGACTCGCTCAACTTGCTGCGGAGGCCGAACGCTGGGTCATCGAAGGTATCTACGGGTGGCTCGCCAACGAGGTCCTGGCAAACGCGAGTGCGCTGGTCTGGTTGTGCATCGACGAAGGCGAATGCGTAGCGAATATTCGTCGGCGAGGCATTCGCCGCGATGGGTCTCCAGAGGCTTTCGACGCGCTGCAGGAATGGGCCGCGACTTATCGATCCCGGACTGGATCAAGCTCGTATGGTGCTCACCGGACTATTTTCGAGCAGTTCCACGGAGATAAGGAAACTCTCGGGTCGCGTGATGCGATAGGGGAGTTTGTGGGGCGGGTGCCGCCCTTACGAATGTCGAATCCGTGA
- a CDS encoding MFS transporter — MSNSAISRAKARTASTAPDTLPAGVSPRSAAYKRIALALFLAGFSTFSLLYCVQPLLPAFAREFKLGAASSSLSLSLSTGMLAGSILCAGALSERFGRRGLMFASMTLAALFNVLAAIAPNWNLLLIWRALEGFALGGVPAVAMAYLAEEIAADGLGLSMGLYVGGTAFGGMIGRIGMSALEEYFSWRTAMLTIGIVDLVAAIAFVMLLPQSRRFVKRTDLTLRHHLRLWSAQLHHARLPFVFAIGFLVMGAFVTVYNYVGFRLTAAPFNLSATACGLIFGAYLFGMVSSSSAGALADRLGRAPVLVSGILVFAAGLALTLSHSLVAIIVGIVLITIGFFVAHAVASGWVGHLAGSAKGHAASLYLLAYYLGSSVLGSVGGTFWQHGAWGAVAAYVAALLVLGLMAARQIMRTERVR; from the coding sequence ATGTCGAATTCCGCGATCTCGCGCGCCAAGGCTCGCACCGCGAGCACCGCGCCGGATACGCTACCCGCCGGCGTGTCGCCGCGCTCGGCGGCCTACAAGCGCATCGCACTGGCACTCTTTCTGGCCGGCTTTTCCACCTTCTCGCTGTTGTACTGCGTGCAGCCGTTGCTGCCTGCGTTCGCGCGTGAATTCAAGCTGGGCGCGGCGTCGAGCTCGCTATCCCTGTCGCTGTCGACGGGGATGCTGGCGGGCTCCATCCTGTGCGCCGGCGCGCTGTCCGAACGCTTCGGCCGACGCGGGCTGATGTTCGCGTCGATGACGCTCGCGGCGCTGTTCAACGTGCTCGCCGCGATCGCGCCGAACTGGAACCTGCTGCTGATCTGGCGCGCGCTCGAAGGTTTCGCGCTCGGCGGCGTCCCGGCAGTGGCGATGGCCTATCTCGCCGAGGAAATCGCCGCCGACGGGCTGGGCCTGTCGATGGGGCTCTATGTCGGCGGCACCGCGTTCGGCGGCATGATCGGGCGGATCGGGATGAGCGCGCTCGAAGAGTATTTCTCGTGGCGCACCGCGATGCTGACGATCGGCATCGTCGACCTGGTCGCGGCGATCGCGTTCGTGATGCTGCTGCCGCAGTCGCGGCGCTTCGTGAAGCGAACCGACCTGACGCTGCGTCACCACCTCCGGCTGTGGAGCGCGCAGCTGCATCATGCGCGCCTGCCGTTCGTATTCGCGATCGGCTTCCTCGTGATGGGCGCGTTCGTGACCGTATACAACTACGTCGGGTTCCGGCTGACGGCCGCGCCGTTCAACCTGAGCGCGACCGCATGCGGGCTGATCTTCGGCGCCTACCTGTTCGGGATGGTGTCTTCGTCGAGCGCCGGCGCACTCGCCGATCGTCTCGGGCGCGCGCCCGTCCTCGTCAGCGGCATTCTCGTGTTCGCGGCCGGCCTCGCGCTGACGCTGTCGCATTCGCTCGTCGCGATCATCGTCGGGATCGTGCTGATCACCATCGGCTTCTTCGTCGCGCATGCGGTTGCGAGCGGCTGGGTCGGGCATCTCGCCGGTTCCGCCAAGGGGCACGCCGCGTCGCTCTACCTGCTGGCCTATTACCTCGGATCGAGCGTGCTGGGTTCGGTCGGCGGCACGTTCTGGCAACACGGTGCGTGGGGCGCGGTTGCCGCTTACGTCGCGGCGCTGCTCGTGCTCGGCCTGATGGCTGCCCGCCAGATCATGCGCACCGAACGCGTGCGGTAA
- a CDS encoding uracil-DNA glycosylase family protein: MSKQTRTPLDVLLTEIRACRVCEAELPLGPRPVVRAHRDARILIVGQAPGARVHASGIPWDDASGKRLRDWLGVDTDTFYDETRFAIVPMGFCYPGRGASGDNPPRPECARLWLDRLLAGLPSIRLTLLIGQYAQRHFLRDTRKATLTDTVHAWRDYGPGVLPLPHPSPRNQAWFKHHPWFNAEIVPELRRRVAPLIAR; this comes from the coding sequence ATGTCGAAACAAACGCGCACGCCGCTCGACGTGCTGCTCACCGAAATCCGCGCGTGCCGCGTCTGCGAAGCCGAGCTGCCGCTCGGCCCGCGCCCCGTCGTGCGCGCCCATCGTGACGCCCGCATCCTGATCGTCGGGCAGGCGCCCGGCGCCCGCGTCCACGCGAGCGGCATCCCGTGGGACGATGCGAGCGGCAAGCGGCTGCGTGACTGGCTCGGCGTCGACACCGACACGTTCTACGACGAGACCCGCTTCGCCATCGTGCCGATGGGCTTCTGCTACCCGGGCCGAGGTGCGAGCGGCGACAACCCGCCGCGCCCCGAATGCGCGCGACTGTGGCTCGACCGGCTGCTCGCAGGATTGCCGTCGATCCGGCTGACGCTGCTGATCGGCCAGTATGCGCAGCGGCATTTCCTGCGCGACACGCGCAAGGCGACGCTGACCGACACCGTGCACGCGTGGCGCGACTATGGCCCCGGCGTGCTGCCGCTGCCGCATCCGTCGCCGCGCAACCAGGCGTGGTTCAAGCACCATCCGTGGTTCAACGCCGAGATCGTGCCCGAACTGCGCCGGCGCGTCGCGCCGCTGATCGCCCGCTGA
- a CDS encoding AbiV family abortive infection protein, with protein sequence MFRRGVRLEMIRRFGCKDMPSGHAVAWLCSMGNERSSWIFVGVACRPVPAAQRSRKRPVVVYAKITLDSALSYFMFANGGTNEHEQHNRYSQPVGVQVELGKESLLNALRLHRDAILLFEANSFPSAFQLSVLSLEEFAKAKWIEHYYYSSITNCGFEEAGFEQQWLKLLYIHLEKQYAFVARDMFEYPPSLVEFIKNGGLERRKQQAAYVGLDRDRKTVFVKDRISLPSSIKKKEAKRMISWINAEFVLIHKKLTFYEQYFGIKEMDEVMLSPSASVIFEWPYKSRTRSAKHRHAHLRQPSTSVAGS encoded by the coding sequence GTGTTTCGTCGCGGGGTGCGTTTGGAAATGATTCGCAGGTTCGGTTGCAAGGACATGCCCTCCGGACACGCCGTCGCGTGGTTGTGCTCAATGGGAAATGAGCGTTCTTCGTGGATTTTCGTGGGTGTCGCTTGTCGACCCGTTCCGGCCGCTCAACGCTCTCGAAAACGGCCAGTCGTTGTGTATGCCAAAATTACGCTCGATAGCGCCCTCTCTTACTTTATGTTCGCAAACGGGGGAACCAATGAGCACGAACAGCATAACCGATACTCACAACCTGTCGGTGTACAAGTGGAATTGGGAAAGGAGTCGCTTCTAAATGCGCTTAGGCTTCACCGAGATGCGATTCTTCTCTTTGAAGCCAACTCCTTTCCGTCTGCGTTCCAGTTGTCGGTTCTGTCATTGGAAGAATTTGCGAAAGCCAAGTGGATCGAGCACTATTATTACAGTTCGATTACGAATTGCGGGTTCGAAGAGGCGGGGTTTGAGCAGCAGTGGTTGAAGCTTCTTTACATACATTTAGAGAAGCAATATGCCTTTGTTGCGCGCGACATGTTTGAATATCCCCCATCCCTTGTCGAATTTATAAAAAATGGCGGCTTGGAGCGGCGAAAGCAGCAAGCTGCCTACGTCGGACTGGATCGCGATCGAAAAACTGTATTCGTAAAAGATCGCATTTCACTTCCCTCGTCGATCAAGAAAAAAGAAGCAAAGCGAATGATTTCGTGGATAAACGCAGAGTTTGTTCTCATACACAAGAAACTGACGTTTTACGAGCAATACTTTGGAATTAAAGAAATGGATGAGGTTATGCTATCACCATCGGCCAGTGTGATATTTGAGTGGCCTTACAAATCTAGAACGAGATCAGCCAAACACCGCCACGCGCATCTGCGTCAGCCGTCAACCTCCGTAGCCGGCTCATAA
- a CDS encoding MFS transporter — MSLQPNLRIISKRTPRRNTTLILLCAFSVLPLSRFLPSLPAIARDLRADYALVALSLGGYAAVASSFEFVMGPLSDRFGRRPIMLTSLGVFTLGSLGCAMATDIRVFLACRLMQAAITSVYPVSMATLRDTAGGGARAATRIGYAAMAAAFAPMIGPTLGGVLDQTLGWRASFWLLGATGIALLGWCMFDLAETHPTRATTLAQQLRAYPALLRACRFWAYALCMAFSTGAFYAFLAGAPLAAQAVFRIPPTEIGFYMGTITAGFVCGSFLAARHAHRYPLATTILCGRVVACAGPAIGLVLFFGGATHAIAWFGPCVLIGIGNGLSNPGAHAGAMSVRPELAGSASGLVGAMTIAGGAALSSLTGMVLTVGNAGRAPLVMMLLSAAIALAAAVCIRIFDARERDACST; from the coding sequence ATGTCCTTGCAACCGAACCTGCGAATCATTTCCAAACGCACCCCGCGACGAAACACGACGCTAATCCTGCTATGCGCGTTCTCCGTGCTGCCGTTGAGCCGCTTCCTGCCATCTCTACCCGCAATCGCGCGCGACCTGCGCGCCGACTACGCGCTAGTCGCACTGTCACTAGGCGGCTACGCAGCAGTCGCCTCATCGTTCGAATTCGTAATGGGGCCGCTATCTGACCGCTTCGGACGGCGGCCGATCATGTTGACGAGCCTCGGCGTCTTCACGCTCGGGTCGCTGGGCTGCGCGATGGCGACCGATATCCGCGTATTCCTCGCATGCAGGCTGATGCAGGCGGCGATCACGTCCGTCTATCCGGTGTCCATGGCGACGTTGCGCGACACGGCTGGCGGCGGTGCACGCGCGGCGACCCGGATCGGCTATGCGGCGATGGCGGCCGCGTTCGCGCCGATGATCGGACCGACGCTCGGCGGCGTGCTCGATCAGACGCTCGGGTGGCGCGCGAGCTTCTGGTTGCTCGGTGCGACAGGCATCGCGCTGCTCGGCTGGTGTATGTTCGATCTCGCGGAAACCCATCCGACCCGCGCCACGACACTTGCACAGCAGCTTCGCGCGTATCCCGCGCTGCTGCGCGCGTGCCGCTTCTGGGCTTATGCGCTTTGCATGGCGTTTTCGACCGGTGCCTTCTACGCGTTCCTGGCCGGCGCGCCGCTCGCCGCGCAAGCGGTGTTTCGCATCCCGCCCACGGAAATCGGCTTCTACATGGGAACGATCACGGCCGGCTTCGTCTGCGGCAGCTTTCTGGCTGCGCGTCATGCGCATCGCTATCCGCTGGCCACGACGATTCTCTGCGGACGCGTGGTCGCATGCGCGGGGCCTGCGATCGGTCTCGTGCTGTTTTTCGGCGGGGCGACGCACGCGATCGCATGGTTCGGGCCGTGCGTGCTGATCGGCATCGGCAACGGGCTGTCGAATCCGGGCGCGCATGCAGGCGCGATGTCGGTGCGGCCGGAACTGGCTGGCAGCGCATCGGGGCTGGTCGGGGCGATGACAATCGCGGGCGGGGCCGCGCTGTCGTCGCTGACGGGGATGGTGCTGACTGTTGGTAACGCCGGTCGTGCGCCGCTGGTCATGATGCTGCTGTCCGCGGCGATCGCGCTGGCGGCCGCCGTATGCATCCGAATCTTCGACGCACGCGAACGGGATGCGTGCTCGACGTAA
- a CDS encoding helix-turn-helix transcriptional regulator, whose protein sequence is MPSTAPPRLYGMPERSDRLDFYIRDQASRQAITEPHRHAYFQIQFNLGGDTEQRIGGVTRPFPRGALAFVLPHREHLIPHPEGAHFIVINFSQAFLRADLDVDPLDLEDVPAHRFPELTPFRFQEHLDFILTGDAFDEARRLALCMLDADRVRSFGSTTLLRGYLLQLIGLVCTQYAGALDKLAQRGAQRAGRRDALARVLRHVRANLTREDLTLAATAEAAFLSPNYLAHLVRKETGSTFTDLVTERRIALAQSLLAHTSRRIADIARSVGFRDEGYFARRFRARVGVSPKAYRDANAALPDGDEAAAAGDA, encoded by the coding sequence ATGCCCTCCACCGCCCCGCCGCGCCTGTACGGGATGCCCGAACGCAGCGACCGGCTCGATTTCTACATCCGCGACCAGGCGTCGCGCCAGGCGATCACCGAGCCGCACCGGCACGCGTATTTCCAGATCCAGTTCAACCTCGGCGGCGACACCGAGCAGCGGATTGGCGGCGTCACACGGCCGTTTCCGCGCGGCGCGCTCGCGTTCGTGCTGCCGCACCGCGAGCACCTGATTCCGCATCCGGAAGGCGCGCACTTCATCGTGATCAACTTCAGCCAGGCGTTCCTGCGCGCCGATCTCGACGTCGATCCGCTCGATCTCGAGGATGTCCCCGCGCACCGCTTTCCCGAGTTGACGCCGTTCCGTTTCCAGGAACACCTCGACTTCATCCTGACCGGTGACGCGTTCGACGAGGCGCGCCGCCTCGCGCTCTGCATGCTCGATGCCGACCGCGTGCGCAGTTTCGGTTCCACCACGTTGCTGCGCGGCTACCTGCTCCAGCTGATCGGGCTCGTCTGCACGCAGTACGCCGGTGCGCTCGACAAACTTGCGCAGCGCGGCGCCCAGCGCGCGGGCCGGCGCGACGCGCTTGCGCGCGTGCTGCGCCACGTGCGCGCGAACCTGACCCGCGAGGACCTGACGCTCGCGGCCACCGCCGAGGCCGCGTTCCTGTCGCCGAATTACCTCGCGCACCTGGTGCGCAAGGAAACCGGCAGCACCTTCACCGATCTCGTGACCGAGCGCCGGATCGCGCTCGCGCAATCGCTGCTCGCGCATACGAGCCGGCGCATCGCCGACATCGCGCGCTCCGTCGGCTTCCGCGATGAAGGTTATTTCGCGCGGCGCTTTCGTGCGCGAGTCGGCGTGTCGCCGAAGGCGTATCGCGACGCGAATGCCGCGCTGCCGGACGGCGATGAAGCGGCGGCGGCCGGCGACGCGTAG
- a CDS encoding YkgJ family cysteine cluster protein, translated as MNQNDIDFSCTGCGRCCHDLRIPLTVAEAAAWLRRGGHVELLCDAMPWPVEPAPDDAFAAYKRARSSPALSGTLPVRVTTLLTASHAGPCPNLLDDLRCGIYDERPLVCRIYPAEVNPFVPLMPDGKQCPPDAWQHAPLTRGGTIVDALTRENIVRAREASAAETPLRARLCAALGIDTAAVANEGFAIHAPPADTLLAALSMLANARAAVPAEPVPTAWTLLTNRSATAATLRSVGAFSELAATGEAGARCRYLAFHPAD; from the coding sequence ATGAATCAGAACGACATCGACTTTTCGTGCACCGGCTGCGGCCGTTGCTGCCACGACCTGCGCATTCCGCTGACCGTCGCCGAGGCCGCTGCCTGGCTGCGGCGCGGCGGCCATGTGGAGCTGTTGTGCGACGCCATGCCATGGCCCGTCGAACCGGCCCCCGACGACGCGTTCGCCGCGTACAAGCGCGCCCGTTCGTCGCCCGCGCTCAGCGGCACGCTGCCGGTACGCGTGACCACCTTGCTCACCGCGTCCCATGCCGGCCCATGCCCGAACCTGCTCGATGATTTGCGCTGCGGCATCTACGACGAACGGCCGCTCGTGTGCCGGATCTACCCGGCCGAGGTCAATCCGTTCGTGCCGCTGATGCCGGACGGCAAGCAGTGCCCGCCCGACGCATGGCAGCACGCGCCGCTCACTCGCGGCGGCACGATCGTCGACGCGCTCACGCGCGAGAACATCGTGCGCGCACGGGAAGCCAGCGCGGCCGAGACGCCGTTGCGCGCGCGGCTGTGCGCGGCGCTCGGCATCGATACGGCAGCCGTTGCGAACGAAGGCTTCGCGATTCATGCACCGCCCGCCGACACGCTGCTGGCCGCGCTCAGCATGCTCGCCAATGCGCGCGCGGCGGTGCCCGCCGAGCCCGTGCCGACCGCATGGACGCTGCTCACGAATCGCAGCGCGACCGCCGCCACACTCCGTTCGGTCGGCGCCTTCAGCGAGCTTGCGGCAACCGGCGAGGCCGGCGCGCGCTGCCGCTACCTGGCCTTTCATCCGGCCGACTGA
- a CDS encoding fumarylacetoacetate hydrolase family protein, giving the protein MSEYVIDASERPSVEVEQSSARFPVRRVFCVGRNYADHAREMGADPDREPPFFFTKPADAIVPASGTVPYPPLTSDLHHEIELVVAIGKDGRSIDPADALSHVWGYGVGVDLTRRDLQAEAKKLSRPWDWAKGFDASGPVTALRAATATGHPASGRIWLAVNGETRQQGDLADMIWAVPDVIAYVSRSVELKAGDLIFTGTPAGVGALEPGDRVTGGVDGVATFEFVMGAKP; this is encoded by the coding sequence ATGTCCGAATACGTCATCGACGCTTCCGAGCGTCCTTCCGTCGAAGTCGAACAGTCTTCCGCGCGCTTTCCGGTGCGCCGTGTGTTCTGCGTCGGCCGCAACTACGCCGACCACGCGCGCGAAATGGGCGCCGATCCCGATCGCGAACCGCCGTTCTTCTTCACGAAGCCGGCCGACGCGATCGTCCCGGCCAGCGGCACCGTCCCCTATCCGCCGCTGACAAGCGACCTCCATCATGAAATCGAGCTGGTCGTCGCGATCGGCAAGGACGGCCGGTCGATCGACCCGGCCGATGCGCTGTCGCACGTGTGGGGCTACGGCGTCGGCGTCGATCTCACGCGCCGCGACCTGCAGGCCGAGGCGAAGAAGCTGAGCCGGCCGTGGGACTGGGCGAAGGGCTTCGATGCGTCCGGCCCCGTGACCGCGCTGCGCGCGGCAACCGCGACCGGCCATCCGGCAAGCGGCCGGATCTGGCTCGCGGTCAACGGCGAAACGCGCCAGCAAGGCGATCTCGCCGACATGATCTGGGCCGTGCCGGACGTGATCGCGTACGTGTCGCGCTCGGTCGAGCTGAAGGCCGGCGACCTGATCTTCACCGGCACGCCGGCCGGCGTCGGCGCGCTGGAGCCGGGCGACCGCGTGACAGGCGGGGTCGACGGCGTCGCGACGTTCGAGTTCGTGATGGGGGCGAAGCCGTAA
- a CDS encoding LysR family transcriptional regulator: MELRHLRYFLAVAATSNFTKAAEALGMGQPPLSQQIKALENELGVELFKRTARGAELTVAGEVFAEEARRVLDDAERAARAAKRAARGEIGQLRVGFTGTAAFNSKVADLIRRFREAFPDTDLTLQEATSGVLLEALEAGRLDVAIVRPERRIADTLLAANWDEEPMFVAMPVAHRLAQRRRIDLAELADEAFVQVPREAGSALFDDIVAACNAAGFQPRMAQPAPQIASAVTLVAAGLGVSIVPKAITQVQVAGVVYRQVAGNGLRARLAIASRRDDPSAVVRNFLLLA; the protein is encoded by the coding sequence ATGGAACTTCGCCATCTCCGATACTTCCTGGCCGTGGCGGCCACGTCGAACTTCACGAAGGCCGCGGAAGCGCTCGGCATGGGGCAGCCGCCGCTGAGCCAGCAGATCAAGGCGCTCGAGAACGAACTCGGCGTGGAACTGTTCAAGCGGACCGCGCGCGGTGCGGAGCTGACTGTTGCGGGAGAGGTATTCGCCGAAGAGGCTCGGCGCGTGCTCGACGACGCGGAGCGCGCGGCGCGGGCGGCAAAACGGGCCGCGCGCGGGGAAATCGGGCAACTGCGGGTCGGTTTCACCGGGACGGCGGCCTTCAATTCGAAAGTGGCCGACCTGATTCGCCGCTTTCGCGAAGCGTTTCCGGATACGGACCTGACGTTGCAGGAGGCGACCTCCGGCGTGCTGCTCGAGGCGCTGGAAGCCGGGCGGCTCGATGTCGCGATCGTGCGTCCGGAGCGTCGCATCGCGGACACGCTGCTGGCCGCGAATTGGGACGAGGAGCCGATGTTCGTCGCGATGCCGGTCGCGCATCGGCTTGCGCAGCGGCGTCGGATCGATCTGGCGGAACTGGCCGACGAGGCGTTCGTCCAGGTGCCGCGCGAAGCGGGCAGTGCGCTGTTCGACGACATCGTCGCGGCATGCAATGCAGCGGGCTTCCAGCCGCGCATGGCGCAGCCCGCGCCGCAAATCGCGTCGGCGGTAACGCTCGTCGCGGCCGGGCTCGGCGTGTCGATCGTGCCGAAGGCGATCACGCAGGTGCAGGTCGCCGGTGTCGTCTATCGGCAGGTCGCGGGCAACGGGCTGCGCGCGAGGCTCGCGATTGCGTCGCGACGCGACGATCCGTCGGCGGTCGTGCGCAATTTTCTGCTGCTCGCATGA